CATTAAGAAAATGGTATTTGATGAGTTAATTAgataaatgaagagaaaagaaagtaaaattacCCCAAGTTGACTACATCTGGTTTGTTCCTTTTCTGAAGCTCTGCATTCTCTTGACTTACAATGTGTATCTTCTTGTGTAGTTCTAAATTTTCTTGTTGAGTGAGGTTCGCCTGAGACAGGAGTGATAAGTTTATTCAAGAACATTACACAGTTGGAGATATGTGGACTTCTCACAAGGATATATACCTTCAAGTGTAGCTCTTTGATCTCCTCCCTCATCGTTTGTTCCTACCAGAGAGGATAATTAGGGATACAATCTCATTCATTGAAGTGTACAACTTATATGTATAAAGAGACTAATCATACGGATATTTAAGTTGATatcgttttattttatattttcaatataaatatctGACTAGTTTTTACCTTCCTCGTTCGCACTCCTTTTAGACTCTTCTCGAGTtgattttcaagattttggaGGTCCTCAACGCTCAATCCTGAAAGCTCTTTTCCTAAAAGCTGCCTGTACATACTCACCGGGAAAATGCATGTGGTATGCTTTTAGACATACTTGGTATGATAGAATGAAATAAAGGTAGAATAATAGGAAATGATTGacaaactcaaaataattCATCTACTTAGTATGCATAAGAAATACAAATggaaacaataacaaaatggaaatttgTTCGCAATTATTTTAGTCCtagatcaatttttttggtaaaatggTACTATTTGATATAACAGCTCGGAAATCATACATGCACATTACTGCCATTGAGTTAAACAATGTTTTTTATTCATACATAAAACGATGTTGTTTGATtgaaatatcaacaatatattaCAGACATGAGATGAGTCCACATTCTTTTGCCGTGGGATAATTgcaaataaatccaaaatttatgttttttagaATGGTTTATAAAGTTGTTGGACATATCATAATTGGACCaaacattttgatttttccggCAATTTGTCCTTGATTTTAGTGCACATACACTTCACTCTATTGCTActacatatggaaatttggaCATACCTGCGGCATTGTTGCAAGTACTGCAGTTG
The sequence above is drawn from the Salvia hispanica cultivar TCC Black 2014 unplaced genomic scaffold, UniMelb_Shisp_WGS_1.0 HiC_scaffold_999, whole genome shotgun sequence genome and encodes:
- the LOC125200487 gene encoding MADS-box transcription factor 27-like, whose translation is MFSSMRSVIERYAKLTEDNYHLINPTAEIKFWQREASSLRKQLQYLQQCRRQLLGKELSGLSVEDLQNLENQLEKSLKGVRTRKEQTMREEIKELHLKANLTQQENLELHKKIHIVSQENAELQKRNKPDVVNLG